ATGGTCGACGCGCCGCCCACCCCGGCGGGCCACGACCCGCAGCAGACACCGGAGACCGACGCCCAACCCATCGATGTTGCGCGGAAAGAGGTTTCGCCCCCCGTGGCGGCCACCTGAGTTGTCCCCCCGATCGCCGCGAGTTGACGAGTGTCCGCGGCGATATCCGCTTACCATTTATTCCAGTCGCTCGAGGCGTGCGGGAGGAGATCGTGGTGGGTCGGCTGGCGGCGCTGATCGTTGGTCTGCTGGTTGCGGTTGCTGTCGTGACGCCGGCTCCGTCGCCGTCGGCCAGCGAGTCGCCCTACCGCACAACGAGTTTCGATTTCCGGGTGAACCACGTCGCGGTCATCGGCGACTCGTACACCACCGGCACCGACGAGGGCGGGCTGGGGCCCAATGCGTGGACGGCCCGCGCCTGGCAGCAGCTGGCCCAGCGCGGCACCCGCGTCCACGCCGACGTGGCCGCCGAGGGCAGGGCCGGCTACGCCGCGGTCGGCGACCACGGCCACGTGTTCTTCGACCTGACCGCCAACGCGGTCAAGCCCGAGGACGTGCTGGTGATGTTCTTCGGCTCACGAAACGACCAGGGGGTCGATCCCGGGCTGCTCACCGACCGGGTGCGGGACACGCTGGACCGGGCGCGCGGCCTGGCGCCGTCCGCGCGACTGCTGGTGATCGGACCACCCTGGCCGTCGGCGGATGTGCCGCAGGAGATATCGCGGATTCGGGACATCCTGCATGCGGCGGCGCGGGCGGTGGACGCCGAGTTCGTCGACCCGTTGGACCGCCGCTGGTTCGTCGATCGGCCGGACCTGATCGGCGCCGACGGCGTGCACCCCACCGACACCGGGCACGCCTATATGGCCCGTAAGATCGCGCCGCTGGTCCGTACCCAGTTGTCGCGGTGATCGCCGTATTCGTCGTTTCCGCGAGTGCCACCCCGCGGTGGATTTCGGTGTCGAAAATTGCAGTGCCGTTGCATTCGCCGGGCACGGATCTGGGTGCGGCTTGAGTTCTGTGCTGATTTAGCGATTTGCGGCTCGGTACTGTCGAGATAGTCGCGGCTCGATGCGGGGCCTTTGCGGATTCGGGTGTGGGTGACCGATCTGGTCAACGTGGATCTGGATGCGATGGCGCGATTGCAGCCGCAGGTTCAGGCGTTGGTGGGGCAGATGACCGAGGATCTTCGCGGCGGTGTTCCGGCCGATGGCGGCGGTCCGGGAGATGTTCCGTCGTTGGCGGCGGCGCATGCGATGTCTGAGACGGCCTGGGCGGTGCAACTTCTTGTAGGACAACGATTTTCGCAGGTCGCTGGGTTGTGCGAGGAGGCCCGTAAGCGCTTTTGATCGCGGAATCGCAGTTGACGATGGCGTGGAACAAATTACCCACGTTGTTGCCTCCCAGGTAGGTGCGCGTTGTCACCGACCAAGACGCAGGTGTTGCACACCTACCCGCAGCAGGTGCTCGACCTGATCGACTCGTGGAAGAAGATTTTCGCCAAGCTGGAGACGCGGGCAGAGACCTACCGGGGGTATGTCGACAATCCGGGTGGGTCAACATGGGAGGGCAAACCGCCCAAGCGGCCAGGGGCCGCGCCAGGGCTGATCAGCAGGCGGTTGCCGGTGCCCGCGACACAGTGGACGCGCAAGCCAAGTCGATCGCGGACACCGTAAGTACGAGTTTGTGGCCGCCGTTGACCAACGCCCAGCAGATCATCGGCAACGCTGAGAAGGTTGCGGGGGTTACGGTCACCGGGGCGCCGCGCATCCATGATGATGTGACAGGCCTTGACCTGAATGCCCTGGATCTAGGGGAAATCGTCAAGACACCGGGTGGTCAGCTGCTAGCGGTGTTCGGTGACTCCTTCACCGACGGTCCAGGGCGTGGTGTTCATTACCCCTCGGTGGCCGTCGAGGTGACGATCGACCCCAACACCGGGCAGATCAGCTACGGCAAAGTGAAATTCACGCTTCCGGCGGGCACCATTGTGCTGAACGGAAAGACGTACATGATGGTCGCGGCTACATCGGCAGGATGTAATGGCAACAATCTGCCCGGGATACCTGCCGCGACGCCTGTGCCAACGCCCGATAGTGGTGGCCACATCAACGGAATCTCGACAGCGCCGGGTTACGGCAGTATGGCGTACCAGCCGGCGATAGGCTTCCGGCCGCAAAGTTGCTGCCGCCGTTTCATTCGATCACCGTCGACGGTGTGACCTGCGGGGTGGACGACGCCAAAACGACCGCTTGCAGGGACACTCAGGGCCAAGGATTTGTCTTGTCGCCCAACGGATCCGGGTGGCTCCCGCACGTCTAAACCGAGCTAACATTTCGACGTCGCGTCGCCGGCGAATCAACGCGGCCGCGCAAATGTTGCGCTGACGTCGGTTGATTCGTTGCGCAGATCCCCTAGGACACTCGCGATGCCGTTTTTCCGCCGGATGGTCACCGAGACGATTTTCCGCCCGCCCCAAGCGGATTGACAAGAACTGCTGCGTTCAGATCTGCTACCCGACAGCCAAACCGGTTGCCGTCGAGAATCTTTCGCGTCTCAGTCTTCTGCGTGCCGCTCGTAGTCCCATCGCTCGAGGCGGGCTTGAAGTTGCACGAGGCCGAGTCCGGCGACAGGTGTGGCTGCGGTAAGCAGAACCAACAGCAGCGGACTCATCTGAAAACCTCCAAAACTCTTTTATTAGTACCACGTTCGCCGCCGCCGAGTGGTTCATTAGGCAACAAAGTCGCCACGAAATTGACTCGATTTCAGCCGTTCGGCAGGGCCCGGTCGGCCAGCGCGCCGATGACCGGTGCCAGCAACTGCGCATACTCGGTCGTGATGTGATTGTCGTCGCGGAACACCAGGGTGTTGCCGACGATCATCGGGCAGCGCTCCGCGGTGCAGAACAGGTCGGTCAGGTCGGCGTACTGCCCGCCGGCCTCGGTGGTGGCCCGCTGCTCGGCGGCGACGCCGTCCCCGTTGACCGCGACCGACCGCGCCGGCGCGCACGCCCCGGCGTCGTCCAGGTGAGCCGACAGGCACGTCGGCGCGGCGGCCTGCGGGTCGGCCACCGGGCCCAGCACCAGCACGCTGGAGCCCATGCCGCGCAGCGTGGTCACCACCAGGGCCAGGCTGTCGATCCAGGCCCGGTCGTAGGAGGCGAAGCTGAAGTCTGCGTGGTAGCGCCGGCTCATCCCGAGCACCACCAGTTTCGGCCGCTCGGCCGCCACCCGTCCCATCACCTCGCCGCGCCACTGTTCACACTCGGTGTACTTGCGGCCCAGGTAGGGGCTGACGATCGGCAGGTCCAGGAACGGGCAGGTGACCTTCGCCATCGTCTCGAGCCGCCAATGCCGCTGCTCGGCGACCTGGCGCAGCGCCGGGTCCCACATGGCGGCGTGGGAGTCGCCGATCAGGGTCACCCGGGTGGGGGAGCCGGTGTCGGCGGTCGCGCATTCACTCTGGCCGAGGTCCCGCCAGGAACGCATGCAGCCGTTGACGAACACCGGCGCCTTGTCGCCGGGCGCCGCCGACAGCGACGGGTTCAGGTTCGACGGCACCGGACCGAGGCCGGCCGACGCGGCGAGTAGGTCGCGGGCCTGCGCGAACGCCTGCCGGACTGCGGCTTCCTGCGGACTGAGCTGCGGATCCGGGGCCGGTGGCAACGCCACGATCCTGGCCTGCGGCGCGGCGGCACCGTGGCCCACCGGCGCGGGCACGGCCGTCAGCAACACGGCGCACGCGCAGGCGGCGACGGCACTCGCGGCACCGGCCACCGCCAGGCTGGCTTTGGCGGAGCCGCGCAGCGCGGCGGCGAAGCGGCCCGGGTTCTCCACCGCGTGCATGGTGATCACCGCCAGTCCCGCCGACACCGTCGTGGCCGCCAGTCGCCCGGGCAGGCCGCCCGGGTCACCCAGCAGCGGCGGCAACAGCAGCAGCACCGGCCAGTGCCACAGGTACCACGAGTACGACACCCGCCCGATCGCCCGCATCACCGGGGGGCACAGCAGCCGTCCCACCCCCAGGCCACCGGTGACCGAGCCGGCGCCGATCACCAGCGCGGTGCCCAGCACCGGCAACAGCGCCGAGGTGCCGGGATAGGGCGTATGCGGTCCCAGCTGGGTGCAGGTCAGGAGGATCAGTGCCAGCCCACCCCATCCGGCTACCGCCGCGGGCAGCAGCGGCAACCGCTTCCACTGGTGGATCGTGAGTGCCACCAGCCCGCCCGCGGCCAGCTCCCACGCCCGGGTGGGCAGCGAGAAGAACGCCCACGGCGGCGATATCCGGGTCCACACCACCGCAGCCGCCAACGACGCCACCCCGACGGCGGCCAGCAGCGCCGCGTACGGCGTCGCGCCGGACATCGCGGTGCGCCGGAACCGGCCGAGAAGCCAGGCCGTCCCGATGATCAGCGCCGGCCACACCAGATAGAACTGTTCCTCGACACCCAGCGACCAGTAGTGCTGGAACGGCGACGGCGCGGCCGAACCCATGTAGTCGGTGCCCTGCACGGCGAAGCGATAGTTACCGACGTAGAGCATGCTGGCGATGCCGTCGATGAAGACCCGGCGGGCCTGCAACGGCGGCAGCACGATCGCGGCGAAGATCGCGGTGATGACCCCGACGGTGGCCGCGGCCGGCAGCAGGCGGCGGGCGCGGGCGGCGTAGAAACTGCCCAGCGCAACGGTTTCGGTGGCCGCGACCTCGCGCCACAACAGCCCGGTGATGAGGAAGCCGGAGATCACGAAGAAAACGTCGACGCCGATGTAGCCGCCGGCGATGCCGGGAACGCCCGCGTGGTAGAGGACGACGGCGATCACCGCGATGGCGCGCAGGCCCTCGATGTCGGGACGGAACGGGGCGCGGGCTATGCGCCGTCCCAGGGGCTGGGTCGCGCGGGTGGTGTCCGCCTCGGTCATCGGCTCGCGGTCATGTGCTGGTCGTCACGGATCAGGTCGCCATCCAGGCCAGCTCGGCGGGCAGTTGCGCGCGCCAGTAGTCGACGTCGTGGCCACCGGGGGAGAAGCTGCCGGCCGGCTTCTTCTTCAGGTGGCCGGCGAACTGGCTCGAGGCGAACAAGAAGCGGTCCCCGATGCCGCAGTCGATCCGGATGGGGATCGAATTGAGCACCGGCAGCCCGAACACGGTGTTGCGGTTCCAGTCGTCGAGGCTGTCGAACGCGCCCGGCGCGCTGCCGAGGTAGGACATGTACAGCGCCGGGCTGACCGCGCAGATCCCCGCCGTGCGGGCCGGGCCGAGCCGGGCGCCCAGCAGCAGGGCGCCGTACCCGCCCATGGACCAGCCCAGGAAGCCGACTTTGGAGGTGTCCATGCCCATCGAGGTCAGCATCGGCAGCAATTCCTCGAGCACCATGGTGCCGGAGTCCTCGCCGTTGGCCCGGCGATGCCAGTAGCAGTCCGAGCCGCCGTCGACGCCGACTACGGCGAACGGCGGTTTACCCTCGGCGACCAGCTGCGCCAGCGCGTCCTCGACACCGCACTCCAGCATCATGTTGGCGTCGCGGTCCTTGCCGTGCAAAGCGATCACCGGCCGCAGCATCTTGGTCTGGCCGGGCGGCATCGCGATCACCCAGTTCGTCCTGATGCCGCCGCGGGCGGCCGACACGAACGAGCCGGTGAGCTTGGTGGGCAGCGTCTTGCCCGCGGTCGGGGGGTCGAACGGGGCCGGCGCGGCCGGGGCCCGGGGCGAATCGACCAGCGCGCCGAGCGCAAATGCACCGGCGGCACCAGCGCCCATGCGCAGCACCGAGCGGCGGGTCAGGTCGGCCACGATCGTCAATACTGCCGCGCCGCAACGTTTTGACACCCGTGCCACGCCGTATTGGAAGGTACTCGTGACGGCGGCGTGATGATCGGGCCTGCTCGCCGTCACGGAGGGCGTCGTGCGGGGACCCGACTGCCCGGATTCGCACAGGTGTCCCACTCGCGATCGGTGGCGAGATGTGCTGTCGTTAGCCATGCCCAGCGCACCGCAACTGCGCCAAGGACTGTCGCAGCGGCACCTGAACATGATCGCAATCGGCGGGGTGATCGGTGCCGGCTTGTTCGTCGGGTCGGGCGTGGTGATCCACAAGACCGGCCCGGCGGCGTTTCTGACCTACGCGATCTGCGGTTTGCTCATAATCCTGGTGATGCGGATGCTCGGCGAGATGGCGGCGGCGAACCCGTCGACCGGATCGTTCGCCGATTACGCCGCAACGGCTCTCGGCGGCTGGGCGGGTTTCTCGGTGGGCTGGCTGTACTGGTACTTCTGGGTCATCGTGGTCGGCTTCGAGGCGGTCGCCGGCGGCAAGGTGCTCAACTACTGGTTCCCGGCGCCGCTGTGGCTGTCGTCGTTGTGCCTGATGTTGCTGATGACGACGACAAACCTGTTCTCGGTGTCCTCGTTCGGGGAGTTCGAATTCTGGTTCGCCGGAATCAAAGTCGCGACCATCGTGCTCTTCTTGGGTCTGGGCACAGCGTTCGCGTTCGGCTGGCTGCCCGGCCGGCGCGGGGGATTTGCCAACCTGACGGCGCACGGCGGCTTCTTTCCGCACGGCGTCGGGGCCGTCTTCGCCGCGATCGTGGTGGTGATCTTCTCCATGGTGGGCGCCGAGGTGGTCACCATCGCCGCCGCCGAAAGCCGGGACCCCGAACGCGCGGTGGCGCGGGCGACGAACTCGGTGGTGGCGCGGATCGCGGTGTTCTTCGTCGGGTCCGTGTTCTTGCTGGTGGTGGTATTGCCCTGGAATTCAACCGAACTGGGCGCTTCGCCCTATGTCGCCGCGCTCAAGCAGATGGGCATACCGGGCGCTGATCAGGTGATGAACGCGGTGGTGCTCACCGCCGTGCTGTCCTGCTTGAACTCGGGCCTGTACACCGCCTCGCGGATGCTGTTCGTGCTCGCCGACCGGGGCCAGGCGCCGGCGCAACTGGTGCGCATCAGCGGGCGCGGGGTGCCGCACGTCGCGATCATCGGGTCGTCGGTGGTGGGTTTCGGCTGCGTGTTGATGGCATGGCTGGCGCCCGACACGGTGTTCCTGTTTCTGCTGAACTCCTCGGGCGCCATCATCTTGTTCGTCTACCTGCTGATCGCGCTGTCGCAGCTCGTGTTGCGGCGCCACACGCCGGGCGAGAGGTTGCGGGTGAGGATGTGGTTCTTCCCGGGGTTGTCGCTGTTGACCGCTGCGGGAATCGTTGCGGTGCTGGTGCAGATGGCGTTCGACCGCGACGCGCGGTCCCAGTTGTGGCTGAGCCTGTTGTCCTGGTTGGTGGTGCTCGGGGCGTACCGCTGCCTGCCTCGCAGTCGCAAAAGCAGCCAGCCCGAGCCGAATTAGGGCAGGCTCGTGCGTCTGAGTGCGGCTAATTCCAACCCCGCTCGATCGTTTTGACCAGCGCGGTCAGCGTCGCGTTCACCGGCGCTTCGACGCCCACCCGCGCACCCTGGCGTGGCACCGCGCCGTTGATGACGTCGATCTCGCTGACCCGGTGTGCCTCGTGGTCCAGCAACGCCGAGGGCTTCGCGTCGGGCATTCCCGCACCGAAATTGCGAACGTGCGCAACGGGATCCGCGACGTCGACGGCGATGCCCGACGCGCGGGCCACCGTCCACGCCTCGGTCGCGGCGGCCCGGCTGACCGGCCCCATCTCCGGGTCGTCCAGCACCTGCCCGACGGTCATGCCGGTCAGCGCGCACGGCGCGCTGTAGGCGACGTTGCAGATCAGCTTCTCCCACTGCATCGCGGCGATGTCGGTAACCGCGGCGGCGTCGAAACCGGCCTCGGCCCACACCCGGGCAACCGACGCGACCCGTTCGTAGGGTAGCGCAGAGTAGGCGCCAAAACGCATGGCGCGCATGGCATTGTGGTGCACATGCCCGGGCGCCAGCCGGGCCGCGCCGAAGCCGCTGGCGATCCCGACGGCCACCCGGTGCGCGCCGACGACCCCGGCGACGACGTCGGCCGAGCCCAGCCCGTTCTGGATGGTCAACACCGGCGTATCGTCGCCCAACATCGAAAGTGCCTGCTGCGCACCGGCTTCCACGTCGGCGGCTTTGACCGCCAACACCACCAGGTCCATTACTTCGGCGGGCGACGCGGTGCCGGCCCGCACCCGCACCGTCTCGTCGTAGCCGGGGCCGCTGACCCGCAGCCCGTGCTGCGCAATGGTGTCGATTCCGGCCTGGTAGCGGTCCACCACCGTCACCTCGTTACCGGCCAGCGCCAACCTCGCGGCATACACCGAACCCATTGCGCCACAGCCGATTATCCCGATCTTCATGAGTCTCCTAACCCGTCAACTCGGCGATGATCTCAGCCAGGCCGGGCTTCTGTTCCAGGCCGAAGCCCGGCGCGTCCGTCGGGGTGATCCGGCCGTCGCGCAGCTCGCAGCCCGGCGAGTAGCCGCCGAACGGCTGGAACACGCCCGGGTATGACTCGCAGCCGCCCAGGCCCAACCCGGCCGCGATGTGCAGGTTGATCAGGTGCCCGCCGTGCGGGAACGCGAACCGGCGATCGAAACCGTGCCCCTCGAGCACCTCCAGCATGCGGGCGTACTCGCCGAGCCCGTAGCTCAACCCGGCGTCCATCTGGAAGACGTCGCGCCCCGGGCGCATACCGCCGTAGCGCACCAGGTTGAGCACGTCGGGCACCGAGAACAAGTTCTCCCCGGTGGCCACCGAGCCGTCGTAACAGTCGGTCACGGCGTGATTCAGCTCGAAATCCAGCGGATCGCCGGGCTCCTCGAACCAGCGCAAGCCGTAGGGTGCCAGCGCGGCCGCCCACTGCGTCGCCGCTGCGCGGGAAAACCGGCCGTTGGCGTCCACGGCCACCCGCGCGGCCTCGCCGACCACGTCGACGACGGTCTCGACCCGGGCCAGATCCTCGGCCAGCGGCGCCCCGCCGATTTTCATCTTGACCGCGTCATAACCCAGGTCCAGGTAGCCGCGCATCTCCGCGCGCAGCCCGTCCCGGCCGCAGCGGCCGGTATCGGGGTGGTAGTAGCCGCCCGCGGCGTAGACGGGTACCGAGGCCGCCGGCTCGGTACCGAAGTGGCGCGCGATGGTGGCGTAGGCAGGCTCGTCGTCCAGTTTGGCGAGCAGGTCCCAGCAGGCCAGCTCCAGCGCCGCTGCCGCGGCGGCCCGGTCACCGTGGCCGCCGGGTTTCTCATTGCGCAGGGCGCACGCCAGCACCGCGGTTGGGCTGAGCCTGCCCGCGTCATCGAGCAGCGAACCCGGTTCCGCGGCCAGCACCCGCGGAATCATCCGGTCCCGCAGGATCCCGCTCTGCGCGAACCGGCCGATCGAGTCGAAAGCGACGCCCACCACCTGCCGGCCATCCCGGACGGCGACGAGTGCGACCAGCGAAACGGTGTGGCCGGAGAAGTCGACGACCGCGTTGGCCGCGCTGCCCTGCAGCCCGACCGCCCGCTCGCGGATGGCAGTGAGTTGCATCACCCGCCGATGGTCAGCAGGACCGCCTGCTCGAACGGGATCCTGCCGAACGCACGCCGCGCATTGGTGACGACCTGCGCCGCCTCGGCGCGGGAGACCACCCGCGGGTCGGTGACGCGGAAATTCCGGCCTTTGCGGGTCATCCGCCCGCCGCCCGCGGCGACGAGATTCTTCAGCCAGTCCCGGTCCGGGCCGTAGCTCAACAGGATTGCGATGCCGGGCTTCCCGTCGACGAACGTGTCGAAAGCGTTGACCGGTGTCCGATAGGGCTTGCCGGAACGTCGTCCGACGTGC
The nucleotide sequence above comes from Mycobacterium kiyosense. Encoded proteins:
- a CDS encoding acyltransferase is translated as MTEADTTRATQPLGRRIARAPFRPDIEGLRAIAVIAVVLYHAGVPGIAGGYIGVDVFFVISGFLITGLLWREVAATETVALGSFYAARARRLLPAAATVGVITAIFAAIVLPPLQARRVFIDGIASMLYVGNYRFAVQGTDYMGSAAPSPFQHYWSLGVEEQFYLVWPALIIGTAWLLGRFRRTAMSGATPYAALLAAVGVASLAAAVVWTRISPPWAFFSLPTRAWELAAGGLVALTIHQWKRLPLLPAAVAGWGGLALILLTCTQLGPHTPYPGTSALLPVLGTALVIGAGSVTGGLGVGRLLCPPVMRAIGRVSYSWYLWHWPVLLLLPPLLGDPGGLPGRLAATTVSAGLAVITMHAVENPGRFAAALRGSAKASLAVAGAASAVAACACAVLLTAVPAPVGHGAAAPQARIVALPPAPDPQLSPQEAAVRQAFAQARDLLAASAGLGPVPSNLNPSLSAAPGDKAPVFVNGCMRSWRDLGQSECATADTGSPTRVTLIGDSHAAMWDPALRQVAEQRHWRLETMAKVTCPFLDLPIVSPYLGRKYTECEQWRGEVMGRVAAERPKLVVLGMSRRYHADFSFASYDRAWIDSLALVVTTLRGMGSSVLVLGPVADPQAAAPTCLSAHLDDAGACAPARSVAVNGDGVAAEQRATTEAGGQYADLTDLFCTAERCPMIVGNTLVFRDDNHITTEYAQLLAPVIGALADRALPNG
- a CDS encoding membrane protein, with protein sequence MADLTRRSVLRMGAGAAGAFALGALVDSPRAPAAPAPFDPPTAGKTLPTKLTGSFVSAARGGIRTNWVIAMPPGQTKMLRPVIALHGKDRDANMMLECGVEDALAQLVAEGKPPFAVVGVDGGSDCYWHRRANGEDSGTMVLEELLPMLTSMGMDTSKVGFLGWSMGGYGALLLGARLGPARTAGICAVSPALYMSYLGSAPGAFDSLDDWNRNTVFGLPVLNSIPIRIDCGIGDRFLFASSQFAGHLKKKPAGSFSPGGHDVDYWRAQLPAELAWMAT
- the gabP gene encoding GABA permease gabP, with translation MLSLAMPSAPQLRQGLSQRHLNMIAIGGVIGAGLFVGSGVVIHKTGPAAFLTYAICGLLIILVMRMLGEMAAANPSTGSFADYAATALGGWAGFSVGWLYWYFWVIVVGFEAVAGGKVLNYWFPAPLWLSSLCLMLLMTTTNLFSVSSFGEFEFWFAGIKVATIVLFLGLGTAFAFGWLPGRRGGFANLTAHGGFFPHGVGAVFAAIVVVIFSMVGAEVVTIAAAESRDPERAVARATNSVVARIAVFFVGSVFLLVVVLPWNSTELGASPYVAALKQMGIPGADQVMNAVVLTAVLSCLNSGLYTASRMLFVLADRGQAPAQLVRISGRGVPHVAIIGSSVVGFGCVLMAWLAPDTVFLFLLNSSGAIILFVYLLIALSQLVLRRHTPGERLRVRMWFFPGLSLLTAAGIVAVLVQMAFDRDARSQLWLSLLSWLVVLGAYRCLPRSRKSSQPEPN
- a CDS encoding 2-dehydropantoate 2-reductase codes for the protein MKIGIIGCGAMGSVYAARLALAGNEVTVVDRYQAGIDTIAQHGLRVSGPGYDETVRVRAGTASPAEVMDLVVLAVKAADVEAGAQQALSMLGDDTPVLTIQNGLGSADVVAGVVGAHRVAVGIASGFGAARLAPGHVHHNAMRAMRFGAYSALPYERVASVARVWAEAGFDAAAVTDIAAMQWEKLICNVAYSAPCALTGMTVGQVLDDPEMGPVSRAAATEAWTVARASGIAVDVADPVAHVRNFGAGMPDAKPSALLDHEAHRVSEIDVINGAVPRQGARVGVEAPVNATLTALVKTIERGWN
- a CDS encoding mandelate racemase is translated as MQLTAIRERAVGLQGSAANAVVDFSGHTVSLVALVAVRDGRQVVGVAFDSIGRFAQSGILRDRMIPRVLAAEPGSLLDDAGRLSPTAVLACALRNEKPGGHGDRAAAAAALELACWDLLAKLDDEPAYATIARHFGTEPAASVPVYAAGGYYHPDTGRCGRDGLRAEMRGYLDLGYDAVKMKIGGAPLAEDLARVETVVDVVGEAARVAVDANGRFSRAAATQWAAALAPYGLRWFEEPGDPLDFELNHAVTDCYDGSVATGENLFSVPDVLNLVRYGGMRPGRDVFQMDAGLSYGLGEYARMLEVLEGHGFDRRFAFPHGGHLINLHIAAGLGLGGCESYPGVFQPFGGYSPGCELRDGRITPTDAPGFGLEQKPGLAEIIAELTG